CTGATTCAGGAAGCTGGTCATGTCGTAGAGGGTGGTCAGCTCGCGGTTTTGCAGCTCCAGTTCTCTGGTTTTTTGTTCGACCCGTGCTTCGAGGTCGCCATACAGTCCCTGCAATTCATCGGCCATGTGATTAAAGCCCAGAGCAAGTGCACCGAATTCGTCGTTAGATTCGACCGGCAGCCGTGCGCTGAATTCGTGGGCCGCCATGCGTGCCAATCCGCGCTGCATATGCATGATGGGCAGAATAATCCAGATATACAGCAGGTAGATCATCGCCAGTGTCCCCACGCCAG
The DNA window shown above is from Burkholderiaceae bacterium DAT-1 and carries:
- a CDS encoding HAMP domain-containing protein; translated protein: GVGTLAMIYLLYIWIILPIMHMQRGLARMAAHEFSARLPVESNDEFGALALGFNHMADELQGLYGDLEARVEQKTRELELQNRELTTLYDMTSFLNQPCDVESMCRGFLKRVMERFDADGGSIRTLDPSGEKLHIVVSEGLPVDLEESEHCMDVQACLCGQAVGQGVVVIHDFRKTQPSRELGCAKAGFRAL